The Castanea sativa cultivar Marrone di Chiusa Pesio chromosome 11, ASM4071231v1 genome contains a region encoding:
- the LOC142615973 gene encoding uncharacterized protein LOC142615973: MEAVVAGRMEVGLWGEKESKPFLRARDFLLEFRDANILRSKSVIPRAETKWKPPPPGLFKINFDGSVFENLGWAGLGVAIRDAEGRIIAALSQKIPLPRSVDMVEALAARRAITFAHEISIFQAEVEGDSLKVISALNNPHSNRSHIGHIIQDIKCASQSMQVCFFNHVRRGGNSLAHSLAKRAVLAADLDVWLEELPPDLDDVFQIDCAQ, encoded by the exons ATGGAAGCTGTAGTTGCAGGTAGAATGGAGGTTGg TTTGTGGGGAGAGAAGGAATCTAAACCGTTTTTGAGGGCTCGGGACTTTCTGCTGGAATTCCGGGATGCAAATATTCTACGTTCAAAGTCTGTTATCCCAAGAGCAGAGACGAAGTGGAAACCACCGCCTCCTGGtttattcaaaataaacttCGACGGCTCCGTTTTTGAGAATCTGGGATGGGCAGGTTTAGGTGTAGCTATACGAGATGCAGAGGGGAGGATCATCGCTGCCCTTAGCCAGAAAATTCCTCTTCCAAGATCAGTTGACATGGTGGAAGCCTTGGCTGCGAGAAGAGCAATTACTTTTGCACACGAAATAAGTATTTTCCAAGCTGAGGTGGAAGGAGACTCTCTGAAGGTTATCTCGGCTTTGAACAATCCTCATAGTAATAGGTCCCACATAGGCCATATTATTCAAGATATTAAATGTGCTAGTCAAAGTATgcaagtttgtttttttaatcatgtTAGGAGGGGGGGCAATAGTCTAGCCCACTCCCTGGCAAAAAGAGCAGTTCTAGCTGCTGACCTTGACGTGTGGTTAGAAGAACTACCACCTGATTTGGATGATGTATTTCAGATTGATTGTGCTCAATAA